The following coding sequences lie in one Salmo salar chromosome ssa13, Ssal_v3.1, whole genome shotgun sequence genomic window:
- the LOC106568248 gene encoding LOW QUALITY PROTEIN: ankyrin repeat and LEM domain-containing protein 2-like (The sequence of the model RefSeq protein was modified relative to this genomic sequence to represent the inferred CDS: substituted 1 base at 1 genomic stop codon) yields MEEVMSRLQTLSADQLRQEIIGAGLKCGPLTPTTRAIFERKLARALLEKQGGDGGVTDRGSSSNTESNGPTTNRVETDHNLGLKSPAEEGKETEEWDEPAHPLVHYGVCPHWEESVVADDKVHVYVDRKKALRAMMTMKGSRFKPFSTREEAEKFSKCMNDISPSVSQAGPRGCWNPIAGGTSPVNLERANDFRSPRTQDLTAKLRNAVEKGDKEAFSRLVWANPRYLIGSGDNPTIVHEGCHYNVLHGAAKENQSGMVQLLLDTLESPDFMRLMYPDDQEAMLHQRIRYLNTPGKAINETPLHFACKFGCPDVVNMLCCHPGSDKQRQNKYNQKPSSVICERKNKTPVIKKKIKEYLEERRYVPLLRDTNNSFQPVIGLPWSPRPLEVDFNSLGSAVVGSPIEPVMTVKAFVGPLSPSKADEFHRLRRTPPRDXAEYFHCILKSDPDRGAERVGREIAHDMGHPWAEYWDFLDSFIDLSTEEGLRRLEEYLDRKDQTEPPLERYGKTEGTGAGFKTSTPAKDEQNQSHVLINNILNDRRKEGLGLGDDSFWRTWEGSQGKRQVEELSNPSSEEYLTADEGSDSECPGSPRDGRDGRRESRGSGSSSVSYKSTKGDASKETILTTDTPTRRRQELFMDGECPTKLDSEVLPAMNNMEIDPERNPCITRWRNTIMAYPSSQWLSRPRPTRRKSLTGTPNCSPSRLSFCSPGPHTPAQSCYTQTILCRTLFRSPN; encoded by the exons ATGGAGGAAGTCATGAGCAGGCTGCAGACATTGAGTGCAGATCAACTACGGCAGGAGATTATCGGAGCAGGGCTGAAGTGTGGCCCCCTTACCCCCACTACAAGAGCCATCTTTGAGAGGAAGCTGGCCAGAGCCCTCCTGGAGAAgcaaggaggggatggaggggtgaCTGATAGAGGTAGCTCCTCCAATACAGAGTCTAATGGACCCACAACGAACAGAGTAGAAACTGACCACAATCTGGGACTCAAATCACCAGCAGAGGAGGGTAAAGAGACAGAGGAATGGGATGAACCAGCACATCCCCTTGTTCACTATGGTGTATGTCCTCATTGGGAGGAGTCAGTGGTAGCTGATG ACAAAGTCCATGTATATGTGGACCGGAAGAAAGCTCTGAGAGCAATGATGACAATGAAAGGGTCCAGGTTTAAGCCCTTTTCAACACGAGAGGAAGCTGAGAAATTCTCAAAATGCATGAACGACATTAGCCCTTCAGTCAGCCAGGCGGGCCCCAGAGGGTGCTGGAA CCCTATCGCAGGGGGAACTTCACCTGTGAACCTGGAGAGGGCCAATGATTTCCGTAGCCCCCGCACCCAAGACCTGACAGCCAAGCTGAGGAACGCTGTGGAGAAGGGGGACAAGGAAGCCTTCAGCAGGCTGGTCTGGGCCAACCCACGCTACCTCATCGGATCTGGAGACAACCCCACCATCGTCCAT GAAGGGTGCCATTACAATGTCCTGCATGGGGCGGCCAAAGAGAACCAGTCTGGGATGGTCCAGCTCCTCCTGGACACCCTGGAGAGTCCAGACTTCATGAGACTCATGTATCCTGATGACCAGGAAGCCATGTTACACCAACGCATCCGCTACCTCAACACACCTGGCAAAGCA ATCAATGAAACTCCTCTTCACTTTGCCTGTAAGTTTGGATGTCCAGACGTGGTcaacatgctgtgttgtcatcctGGTTCTGACAAACAGCGGCAGAACAAGTACAACCAGAAGCCCTCTAGT GTGATATGCGAGAGGAAAAACAAAACCCCTGTCATAAAAAAGAAAATCAAGGAATATTTGGAG GAACGGCGCTATGTTCCCTTGCTGAGGGATACCAACAACAGCTTCCAGCCTGTGATTGGCTTGCCATGGTCTCCACGCCCATTGGAGGTGGATTTTAATTCGCTGGGATCTGCAGTggtcgggagtcccatagagccaGTCATGACTGTGAAAGCTTTTGTGGGACCACTCAGTCCTTCTAAG GCAGATGAGTTCCACAGACTAAGGAGAACTCCACCCAGGGATTGAGCAGAGTATTTCCACTGTATTCTCAAATCTGACCCTGACCGGGGAGCAGAGCGTGTGGGGAG GGAGATTGCACATGACATGGGGCATCCTTGGGCAGAGTACTGGGACTTCCTGGATAGCTTCATTGACCTGTCTACAGAGGAGGGACTGAGGAGGTTGGAGGAGTATCTGGATAGGAAGGACCAGACTGAGCCTCCCCTAGAAAGATATGGGAAGACAGAGGGGACTGGTGCTGGATTTAAAACATCAACCCCCGCCAAAG ACGAGCAGAACCAGAGCCATGTCCTGATAAACAACATCCTGAATGACAGAAG GAAAGAGGGCCTGGGCCTGGGGGATGACAGTTTCTGGAGGACCTGGGAGGGGAGCCAGGGGAAGAGGCAGGTGGAGGAGCTCTCCAACCCCAGCTCAGAGGAGTATCTGACAGCAGACGAGGGCTCAGACTCTGAGTGCCCAGGTAGTCCCAGAGATGGGCGAGACGGGAGAAGAGAAAGTAGAGGCTCAGGATCCTCTAGCGTATCTTACAAATCCACGAAAGGAGACGCTTCGAAAGAAACAATTCTGACAACCGACACCCCTACAAGACGAAGACAGGAACTGTTCATGGACGG GGAATGTCCCACCAAGTTGGACAGTGAGGTCCTGCCTGCAATGAATAACATGGAGATTGACCCTGAGAGAAACCCCTGCATTACTAGGTGGAGGAACACCATTATGGCCTATCCCTCTTCACAGTGGCTAAG CCGGCCAAGGCCGACAAGGAGGAAAAGCTTGACTGGGACACCAAACTGTTCTCCCAGCAGGCTCAGCTTTTGCAGCCCAGGCCCCCACACTCCTGCTCAGAGCTGTTACACCCAGACCATCCTCTGCAGGACTCTCTTCCGCTCCCCAAACTGA